In the genome of Solibacillus silvestris, one region contains:
- a CDS encoding uracil-DNA glycosylase, translating to MKVDCFKCQYFRVTWDQSNPRGCTAYGFKTKQLPSLVVKQSSGMDCLKFVPKNREGGQTR from the coding sequence ATGAAAGTAGATTGCTTTAAATGCCAGTATTTTCGTGTGACGTGGGATCAGTCTAATCCGCGCGGTTGTACAGCATATGGCTTTAAAACGAAGCAGCTGCCATCTCTTGTTGTAAAACAGTCTTCGGGAATGGACTGCTTAAAATTCGTACCGAAAAATAGAGAAGGTGGGCAAACGCGATGA
- a CDS encoding peptidase M20 — protein sequence MDQLLLKLEDNFEEMVSIRRYLHEHPELSHQEIHTPAYIANYHQELGLEVREFVGGRGVVATLKGSKPGKTVALRADFDALAIQELNDVPYKSKNDGVMHACGHDGHTATLLVLAKALTEMRDQLSGTIVFIHQHAEELAPGGAKAMIEDGCLDGVDVIFGTHLWAPTPLGEVLVREGAIMAAADRFEIVIQGKGGHGAEPQHSVDAIVVGAHFVTQLQTIVSRRIAPLESAVVTLGQFEAINPFNVIADTVKMQGTVRAFDEQVRRQMKEEIELLLKATCLGMHADYRFDYFDGYPPVVNHVEQTQLVAQIANETPGVEKVTVCSPFMIGEDYGYYMQHVPGTFFFTGAKDPDWETVYPHHHARFDFDERAMLIAAKVLGQATLEFLLTEQREEE from the coding sequence ATGGACCAATTATTATTAAAGTTAGAAGATAATTTTGAAGAGATGGTAAGTATTCGACGCTATTTACATGAGCACCCAGAACTATCCCATCAGGAAATACATACACCTGCATACATTGCAAATTACCATCAGGAGCTAGGCTTGGAAGTTCGCGAATTTGTAGGAGGGCGTGGAGTTGTAGCCACATTAAAAGGGTCAAAACCAGGAAAGACAGTGGCTTTACGTGCTGATTTTGATGCATTGGCAATTCAGGAATTAAATGATGTTCCTTATAAATCGAAAAATGATGGAGTGATGCATGCGTGCGGTCATGATGGGCATACGGCAACATTACTCGTTCTGGCAAAAGCATTAACAGAGATGCGGGATCAACTGTCCGGCACTATTGTATTTATCCACCAGCATGCAGAAGAGCTTGCTCCAGGTGGGGCAAAGGCAATGATTGAAGATGGCTGTTTAGACGGAGTAGACGTAATATTCGGAACACATTTATGGGCACCGACCCCTTTAGGCGAAGTTCTTGTACGCGAAGGGGCTATTATGGCGGCAGCAGATCGGTTTGAAATTGTGATCCAAGGAAAGGGTGGACACGGTGCAGAACCACAGCATTCAGTTGATGCAATCGTTGTTGGTGCACATTTTGTTACACAATTGCAGACGATTGTTTCTCGCCGTATCGCCCCACTTGAATCGGCTGTAGTGACACTCGGGCAATTTGAGGCGATCAATCCTTTCAATGTCATAGCGGATACAGTGAAAATGCAAGGGACTGTACGTGCCTTTGACGAACAAGTACGAAGACAAATGAAAGAGGAAATTGAATTATTATTGAAAGCTACTTGCTTAGGAATGCATGCTGACTATCGATTTGACTATTTTGATGGTTATCCGCCTGTAGTAAATCATGTAGAACAGACACAACTTGTCGCACAAATAGCGAACGAAACACCGGGTGTTGAAAAGGTAACAGTTTGTTCTCCATTTATGATAGGGGAAGATTACGGCTACTATATGCAGCACGTTCCAGGAACTTTCTTCTTTACAGGAGCCAAAGACCCGGACTGGGAAACGGTATATCCGCATCATCATGCCCGATTTGATTTTGATGAACGTGCAATGCTCATCGCAGCAAAAGTTTTAGGACAGGCAACATTGGAGTTTCTTTTAACTGAACAACGAGAAGAGGAATAA
- a CDS encoding chemotaxis protein has translation MSVGKRLNAALIIMIVLIMITVILNYISLKNIQGNMNEALDYRVEQIRSVDKIRFNVAMQGMYVRALVFDGKEESVESFKQYNELLDQEIEYLGKLVSSDTMKELMEQIIKYRDDFNYGYLDMMDAFERGDKILANGFINTKLRAANDGMFDATAQMVEHQEKELDAIKTKADDAIGFSVLVAGIALAISVLIGILVMMYIRKTIISPLNGIVNEANLIAAGDLSQQDIHVKTKDEIGQLGNAFNSMKNNLSNLIKNIQVNSEQVNAAAQELSASTEEITATTEDVTMRVNDTTERAQISAHASNESARAMEETAAGVQRIAESTQKLLGNSVDATQTAKNGGQIIYDAQQQMSIISSSTNSVNALVQKLAQQTEEINNISQLITSITDQTNLLALNAAIEAARAGEHGKGFAVVADEVRKLAEQSKSSASSIVNLTIEIKADTENVERAVSESLVSVEDGVKIISNAGDSFTTIVDAVTQMSMQIQEISATSEELSASAEQVTASVNEIAQSSTESSGNLEMIAAAVEEQTATMQQVNAVAVTLSDNAQTLQQEILQFKV, from the coding sequence ATGAGCGTAGGGAAAAGATTAAATGCTGCACTAATTATAATGATAGTGTTAATTATGATTACAGTAATACTGAACTATATTAGTCTGAAAAATATACAGGGAAATATGAATGAAGCACTCGACTACCGGGTTGAACAAATTCGTTCCGTAGATAAAATCCGGTTTAATGTCGCGATGCAAGGAATGTATGTACGTGCACTTGTTTTTGATGGGAAAGAGGAATCTGTCGAAAGCTTTAAACAGTATAACGAGTTGCTGGATCAGGAGATTGAATATTTAGGGAAATTAGTCTCAAGCGATACGATGAAAGAACTGATGGAACAAATCATTAAGTACCGAGATGACTTTAATTACGGTTACCTTGATATGATGGATGCTTTCGAACGGGGCGATAAAATACTCGCAAACGGTTTTATTAATACAAAACTGCGCGCAGCAAATGACGGAATGTTCGATGCAACAGCTCAAATGGTTGAGCATCAGGAAAAAGAACTTGATGCAATTAAAACGAAAGCCGATGATGCGATTGGCTTCTCCGTTTTAGTTGCAGGAATTGCTTTAGCAATCAGTGTTCTTATTGGCATACTTGTTATGATGTATATTCGTAAAACAATTATTTCCCCTTTAAATGGAATTGTGAATGAAGCGAATCTTATTGCAGCAGGTGATTTATCGCAGCAGGATATTCATGTGAAAACAAAGGATGAAATTGGGCAGCTGGGCAACGCATTCAATTCGATGAAAAATAATTTATCGAACCTGATAAAAAATATTCAAGTCAACTCAGAGCAAGTAAATGCGGCGGCACAGGAGCTTTCAGCAAGTACCGAAGAAATAACGGCAACGACGGAAGATGTCACGATGCGGGTAAATGATACGACTGAAAGAGCGCAAATTTCTGCACATGCATCAAATGAAAGTGCCCGTGCAATGGAAGAAACAGCAGCAGGGGTACAACGAATTGCGGAATCAACACAGAAATTGCTTGGAAATTCGGTTGATGCGACACAAACAGCAAAAAATGGTGGTCAAATTATCTATGATGCGCAACAACAAATGAGCATTATTAGTTCATCAACAAACTCTGTAAATGCTTTAGTACAAAAACTGGCACAACAAACAGAAGAAATTAATAATATTTCCCAATTAATCACATCGATTACGGATCAAACGAATTTATTGGCATTAAATGCAGCGATTGAAGCAGCGCGCGCAGGAGAACATGGAAAAGGGTTTGCTGTCGTGGCAGATGAAGTACGGAAGCTGGCTGAGCAATCGAAGTCATCTGCCAGTTCAATTGTCAACTTAACAATTGAAATTAAAGCAGATACGGAAAACGTAGAACGTGCCGTATCGGAGTCGTTAGTTTCTGTGGAAGATGGTGTAAAGATTATTTCAAATGCCGGCGATTCATTTACAACGATTGTAGATGCAGTGACACAAATGTCGATGCAAATCCAGGAAATTTCAGCTACTTCTGAAGAGCTTTCTGCAAGTGCAGAGCAGGTGACGGCATCGGTTAACGAAATAGCTCAAAGTTCAACTGAATCAAGCGGCAACTTAGAGATGATCGCGGCGGCAGTAGAGGAACAGACCGCTACAATGCAGCAAGTAAATGCAGTTGCCGTGACATTAAGCGATAATGCACAAACACTCCAACAGGAAATTTTGCAGTTTAAAGTATAA
- a CDS encoding spore coat protein GerQ, whose protein sequence is MQQMNPATVPMSSGIPGMQGVGFPREESYIENILRLNRGKPGTFYFSFDNAVAGSNTRAVRGVVEAAGRDHVILRDLKNNHRFLFPMIYFDYAEFDEELSYFTQQP, encoded by the coding sequence ATGCAACAAATGAATCCTGCGACGGTTCCGATGTCTTCGGGTATACCAGGTATGCAAGGAGTAGGATTTCCACGTGAGGAATCCTATATCGAGAATATTTTACGATTAAACAGAGGTAAACCAGGTACGTTTTATTTTTCATTTGATAATGCGGTAGCTGGCAGTAATACACGGGCGGTCCGTGGGGTTGTGGAAGCAGCCGGCCGTGACCATGTAATTTTACGTGATTTAAAAAATAACCACCGATTCCTGTTCCCGATGATTTACTTTGACTATGCTGAATTCGATGAAGAATTAAGTTATTTCACACAACAACCTTAA
- a CDS encoding heme-binding protein: protein MNEAAITLDGWYALHDFRSMDWVSWKLVSAEEREAATKEFIAFLEDLNKDTGSNAFYSIIGQKADFMIMTLRETPEELNEIETKFAKLAIADFTIPTYSYVSVVELSNYLAGKSDEDPYQNPHVRARLYPELPKSKYVCFYPMDKKREGNDNWYMLSMEDRKKLMYDHGLIGRSYAGKIKQIITGSVGLDDHEWGVTLFSDDMLQFKKIVYEMRFDEVSARYGEFGEFLVGNLLDNEKLEKLLAI, encoded by the coding sequence ATGAATGAAGCAGCAATTACATTAGACGGCTGGTACGCATTACATGATTTCCGCTCAATGGACTGGGTATCATGGAAATTAGTTTCAGCTGAAGAACGCGAAGCCGCTACAAAAGAATTTATCGCATTTTTGGAAGACTTAAATAAAGATACGGGTTCGAATGCTTTTTACTCAATTATTGGACAAAAAGCAGATTTCATGATTATGACTTTACGTGAAACACCTGAAGAACTAAATGAAATCGAAACAAAATTTGCGAAATTGGCGATTGCCGATTTTACAATTCCAACGTATTCATACGTTTCCGTTGTCGAATTATCGAACTATTTAGCAGGTAAATCAGATGAAGATCCATATCAAAACCCGCATGTTCGTGCGCGTTTATATCCTGAACTGCCAAAATCAAAATACGTATGCTTCTACCCAATGGATAAAAAACGTGAAGGCAATGACAACTGGTACATGCTTTCTATGGAAGATCGCAAAAAATTGATGTATGACCACGGTCTAATTGGCCGCAGCTATGCAGGTAAAATCAAGCAAATTATAACTGGTTCTGTCGGCTTAGATGATCATGAGTGGGGCGTTACATTATTCTCTGATGATATGCTTCAATTCAAGAAAATCGTTTATGAAATGCGCTTTGATGAAGTTTCAGCTCGTTACGGCGAATTCGGTGAGTTCCTGGTAGGAAACTTGCTGGACAATGAAAAACTAGAAAAACTGTTAGCAATTTGA
- a CDS encoding octanoyltransferase, producing MNDFLQQTMWRFIDQSISANKRSPLESFAMDDTLCHLVGQKMTNSTIRTWVHHDAVVLGIQDHRLPYIEQGMETLKNSGYDPIVRNSGGLAVVLDAGVLNISIVLNDDKPLSINNAFEMMVALIRQLFPEIAMKIEAYEIVGSYCPGSYDLSINGQKFAGISQRRMKNGIAVQIYLCVEGSGSERAELIKRFYENGLQGEKTKFEYPDIKPEVMASLQQLTGQNVTVFEVNERLRNLLRQWNGQLFELPLQQEEMELYDYYLERVFKRNESMLSK from the coding sequence ATGAATGATTTTTTGCAGCAAACAATGTGGCGTTTTATCGATCAGTCGATCAGCGCGAATAAACGCTCGCCATTAGAGTCCTTTGCAATGGATGATACACTTTGTCATCTTGTCGGTCAGAAAATGACCAATTCGACAATACGTACGTGGGTTCATCATGACGCAGTGGTTCTTGGCATTCAAGATCACCGCTTGCCTTATATTGAGCAAGGAATGGAGACATTGAAGAACAGTGGATATGATCCGATTGTCCGCAATTCTGGAGGACTGGCGGTCGTATTGGATGCAGGAGTTTTAAACATTTCGATTGTGTTAAATGATGACAAGCCGTTAAGTATTAATAATGCGTTTGAAATGATGGTTGCATTAATTCGTCAGTTATTCCCTGAAATTGCAATGAAAATAGAAGCATATGAAATTGTTGGTTCTTATTGTCCAGGTTCATATGATTTAAGTATTAATGGTCAAAAGTTTGCCGGTATCTCACAGCGTCGTATGAAAAACGGAATTGCTGTTCAAATATATTTATGTGTGGAAGGCAGTGGCAGTGAGCGTGCGGAACTGATTAAACGTTTTTATGAAAATGGTCTGCAAGGCGAGAAAACGAAATTCGAGTATCCGGATATAAAGCCGGAAGTCATGGCTTCACTTCAACAACTGACAGGACAAAACGTGACAGTATTCGAAGTGAATGAAAGGCTTCGTAACCTATTGAGGCAGTGGAATGGACAGCTGTTCGAACTGCCATTGCAGCAAGAGGAAATGGAATTGTACGATTACTATTTAGAGCGCGTGTTCAAACGCAATGAGTCGATGCTAAGTAAATAA
- a CDS encoding transcriptional regulator, with amino-acid sequence MTKTRQDAWVKENDELLAEAVLRHVKEGSTQLNAFEEAGDLLNRTAAACGFRWNAVVRRIYEEDLAQAKKERKERMRMMNTATKRRTTPVYLLPSNENQPTSIPLSALSLDIVIAYLVQLQHTNSNEQDLLKWRKLTSLLTEQKSQLEQQLTTLQKENKAIKEDYEQFVSIMNRARRLVALETDTEATPTFKMERNGNLISQTSLNDSGEALY; translated from the coding sequence ATGACAAAAACAAGACAAGACGCATGGGTGAAAGAGAATGATGAGCTGTTAGCAGAGGCTGTTTTACGCCATGTAAAAGAAGGCAGTACACAATTAAATGCATTTGAGGAAGCTGGGGATTTACTAAACAGAACAGCTGCAGCTTGCGGTTTTCGCTGGAATGCTGTAGTCCGACGCATTTATGAAGAAGATTTGGCACAGGCTAAAAAGGAACGCAAAGAACGTATGCGCATGATGAATACGGCTACAAAACGCAGAACAACTCCAGTATACTTACTGCCGTCAAACGAAAATCAGCCAACATCGATTCCATTATCGGCATTATCACTAGATATCGTCATTGCATACTTAGTACAACTGCAGCATACGAATTCAAATGAACAGGATTTATTGAAATGGCGCAAACTGACATCACTATTAACAGAACAGAAAAGCCAGCTAGAGCAACAGCTGACAACACTGCAAAAAGAGAATAAAGCGATTAAAGAAGATTACGAGCAGTTTGTTTCTATTATGAACCGCGCAAGACGACTTGTAGCACTAGAAACAGATACTGAGGCCACGCCAACATTCAAAATGGAGCGTAACGGCAACTTGATTTCCCAAACATCGTTAAATGATTCAGGCGAAGCGCTATATTAG
- a CDS encoding 4-oxalocrotonate tautomerase (4-OT; member of subfamily 5; forms a dimer; the function in the Escherichia coli cell is unknown) has protein sequence MPIVTIKMIEGRTDEQKRALVEEVTQAVSKTVDAPVENVSIIIEEMSKNHYAKGGVRYSDQ, from the coding sequence ATGCCAATCGTTACAATTAAAATGATTGAGGGCCGCACTGATGAACAAAAACGCGCGCTCGTAGAAGAAGTTACACAAGCTGTTTCAAAAACAGTTGACGCACCAGTAGAAAATGTATCAATCATTATTGAAGAAATGTCTAAAAACCACTATGCTAAAGGTGGCGTACGCTATAGCGACCAATAA
- a CDS encoding penicillin-binding protein, producing the protein MKRQQFKKRKKRKNFVKKIGLFMIALLCFFAVMFLSLRIYAQVAGAPPLTVPKASIFLDSNHNQIGDYFTKERRYWTDLDEISPYLIDATVAVEDKDFFEHSGFDFSRIAGAVLADIKAGGKVQGASTLTQQYARNLYLTHEKTWNRKLNEALFAYRLELFYSKEEILEGYLNTVYYGHGMYGAEAASRYFYGKSVKDLTLAEASMLAGVPKGPTYYSPINNLEKATNRQQVILRLMNEQGKITDEEKTHATSEHVALKSDDWIANKSIAPYFLDVVWEEASDILEKKNLSISEGGWTIQTTLNQAHQRAAENAIKTNMPNSELQVGFVSMEADTGFVTALVGGRDYSISSFNRVALGNRQPGSAIKPILYAAALEKDFTPMSFLDVSETTFTYDSGRATYTPQNVNKKYADHELSMAQALAISDNIYAVKALENIGYRSFRDVQKRFGLNYSEKDIPSIALGTAENSLYDLTNAYNIIAAGGEKRQPITVLSITDAKGKVVYKYKKPEKEQVISKQDAFILTQMMTGMFDPVFSDYSPATGLSLRSRMSHTYAAKSGTTNSDQWMIGFTPSLTAGVWNGYDQGKTLSVQTDMAASKQVWIDFMETALDGKANETFTMPNGVEPVTVDIRTGKLAHESCSSQRIVYMKTEDVPTESCASFDLFNQDSWGNFFESLPFEALRNFWE; encoded by the coding sequence TTGAAAAGACAGCAATTTAAAAAACGAAAAAAGCGAAAAAATTTCGTGAAAAAAATCGGACTCTTTATGATTGCCCTTTTATGTTTTTTCGCTGTTATGTTCCTTTCATTACGTATATATGCGCAAGTTGCCGGAGCACCGCCGCTTACCGTTCCGAAAGCTTCAATTTTTTTAGATAGCAACCATAATCAGATTGGTGACTATTTTACAAAGGAACGTCGCTACTGGACAGACCTGGATGAAATATCGCCTTACCTTATTGATGCTACTGTTGCTGTTGAAGATAAAGATTTCTTCGAGCATAGCGGTTTTGACTTTTCCCGGATCGCAGGGGCCGTTTTAGCGGATATTAAAGCCGGGGGGAAAGTGCAAGGTGCCAGTACGCTGACACAGCAATATGCACGAAACCTTTATCTAACTCATGAAAAAACATGGAACCGGAAATTAAATGAAGCCCTTTTTGCTTATCGGTTGGAGTTATTTTACTCAAAAGAAGAAATTTTAGAAGGCTATTTAAATACGGTTTATTATGGGCACGGAATGTACGGTGCTGAAGCTGCAAGCCGTTACTTCTACGGCAAATCCGTAAAGGATCTGACATTGGCCGAGGCTTCAATGCTTGCGGGTGTGCCAAAAGGACCGACGTATTATTCGCCGATTAATAACTTGGAAAAGGCGACAAATCGTCAGCAAGTAATTTTGCGGTTGATGAATGAACAAGGGAAAATTACAGACGAAGAAAAAACTCATGCTACTTCAGAACATGTTGCTCTAAAAAGTGATGATTGGATTGCAAATAAATCAATCGCTCCTTACTTTTTGGATGTTGTATGGGAAGAAGCAAGCGATATTTTAGAAAAGAAAAACTTGAGTATTAGTGAAGGTGGATGGACAATTCAAACAACGCTTAACCAGGCACATCAACGAGCAGCGGAAAATGCGATCAAAACGAATATGCCCAACAGTGAATTGCAGGTTGGATTTGTGAGCATGGAAGCAGATACAGGGTTTGTAACAGCTCTTGTCGGCGGACGTGATTACAGTATAAGTTCGTTTAACCGAGTTGCGTTAGGTAACCGACAGCCTGGTTCTGCCATTAAGCCGATTTTGTATGCAGCTGCACTGGAAAAGGATTTCACACCTATGTCCTTCTTGGATGTGAGCGAAACGACCTTTACGTATGATAGTGGACGAGCAACTTATACACCGCAAAACGTCAATAAGAAGTATGCTGACCATGAGCTTTCCATGGCACAGGCATTGGCCATTTCCGACAATATTTATGCGGTGAAAGCACTGGAAAACATCGGCTACCGATCTTTCCGGGATGTCCAGAAACGTTTCGGGCTCAACTATTCCGAAAAAGATATACCTTCCATTGCACTTGGAACTGCCGAAAACTCGCTGTATGATTTAACAAACGCCTATAATATCATTGCTGCAGGCGGAGAAAAACGACAACCGATTACTGTATTGTCGATTACCGATGCAAAAGGAAAAGTCGTTTACAAATATAAGAAACCTGAAAAAGAACAAGTAATTTCTAAACAGGATGCATTTATTTTAACGCAAATGATGACAGGTATGTTCGATCCTGTGTTCAGTGATTATTCTCCGGCAACTGGTTTATCATTGCGTTCACGTATGAGCCACACATATGCAGCCAAATCAGGAACGACAAATAGTGACCAATGGATGATTGGGTTTACACCAAGCTTAACGGCAGGTGTATGGAATGGCTATGACCAAGGCAAAACATTATCTGTCCAGACAGATATGGCCGCATCGAAGCAAGTGTGGATAGATTTTATGGAAACAGCGCTTGATGGAAAAGCAAACGAAACATTTACAATGCCAAATGGTGTAGAGCCTGTAACGGTCGATATCCGTACGGGTAAACTGGCGCACGAGTCGTGCTCAAGCCAGCGTATTGTTTACATGAAAACTGAAGATGTACCAACAGAATCATGTGCATCATTCGATCTTTTCAATCAGGATTCATGGGGTAATTTCTTTGAATCATTGCCTTTTGAAGCATTGCGGAACTTTTGGGAATAA
- a CDS encoding agmatinase: MRFDETYAGNMFIKSHQNYEESKAVLYGMPMDWTVSYRPGQRFGPARIREVSVGLEEYSFYLDRELADVPFFDAGDIPLPFGNPEKSLAEIKTFVRKVLADDKIPVGMGGEHLVSLPVMEAVYEKYKDLAIIHFDAHTDLRTDYEGEQYSHATPIRKIADTIGPDNVYSFGIRSGLKEELQWAKENGMHISLFEVFEPLKQVLPTLKGRNVYVTIDIDVLDPAHAPGTGTVDAGGITPKELLAAIHEIARSEVNVVGFDLVEVAPIYDHSEITVNTAAKLIREMILGWVK; the protein is encoded by the coding sequence ATGAGATTTGATGAAACTTACGCAGGGAATATGTTTATTAAAAGCCACCAAAACTATGAAGAAAGTAAAGCCGTTTTATACGGCATGCCAATGGACTGGACAGTTAGCTACCGTCCCGGTCAACGTTTTGGTCCTGCCCGAATTCGTGAAGTATCGGTTGGTTTAGAAGAATACAGTTTTTACTTGGATCGTGAGCTAGCAGATGTACCGTTTTTTGATGCGGGGGATATTCCACTGCCGTTTGGGAATCCGGAAAAATCATTAGCAGAAATTAAAACGTTTGTCCGTAAAGTACTGGCAGACGATAAAATTCCAGTAGGGATGGGCGGGGAGCATTTAGTATCACTGCCAGTAATGGAAGCTGTCTATGAAAAGTATAAAGATTTAGCGATTATTCATTTTGATGCACATACAGATTTACGTACGGATTACGAAGGGGAGCAATACTCACACGCAACACCAATTCGTAAAATTGCCGATACAATCGGACCGGACAATGTTTATTCATTTGGAATACGTTCAGGCTTAAAAGAAGAGTTGCAGTGGGCAAAAGAAAACGGCATGCACATTTCATTATTTGAAGTTTTCGAGCCATTAAAACAAGTATTGCCTACATTAAAAGGTCGCAATGTTTATGTAACAATCGACATTGACGTATTGGACCCTGCACATGCACCTGGGACAGGCACGGTTGATGCTGGCGGTATTACTCCAAAGGAACTTTTAGCAGCAATTCATGAAATTGCACGATCTGAAGTAAATGTTGTCGGCTTTGACCTAGTTGAAGTGGCACCAATTTACGACCATTCCGAAATAACAGTAAATACAGCTGCAAAATTGATTCGTGAAATGATTTTAGGCTGGGTAAAATAG
- a CDS encoding lysophospholipase has protein sequence MLEKGHIVLIISLLVNVLLLGTGSYVVRNIGGLEVVKTKMQSTPSPNKDSAYYFTKKSVFEHSSISNIDKVFIGDSISDYGEFQEYFPGEVVLNRGIRNDWTEGVLNRIQEVVDRNPKEAYLMIGVNDIRYGTEAEVFKSNVEKIVDSFEGKDTRLAIQSILPVNNGLLGNEVTNDKVKRFNIILQKIADDKGIEYIDLHSSFTDKNGQLDKQFTGDGLHLNGKGYEVWVERLRSK, from the coding sequence ATGTTGGAAAAGGGTCATATTGTATTAATAATTTCATTACTAGTAAATGTACTGTTGTTAGGAACAGGGAGCTATGTGGTGAGAAATATCGGTGGACTTGAAGTTGTTAAAACAAAAATGCAGTCAACACCTTCTCCCAATAAGGATTCTGCTTATTACTTTACGAAAAAAAGCGTCTTTGAACATTCGTCAATTAGTAATATTGATAAAGTATTCATTGGTGACAGTATTTCCGATTACGGAGAATTCCAGGAATACTTTCCCGGTGAGGTTGTGCTGAATCGGGGAATCCGGAATGATTGGACAGAAGGTGTATTGAACCGTATACAGGAAGTAGTGGACCGAAACCCGAAAGAGGCGTATTTAATGATCGGTGTCAATGATATCCGTTATGGAACAGAAGCCGAAGTATTTAAAAGTAACGTCGAGAAAATCGTGGATTCGTTTGAAGGAAAAGATACAAGGCTCGCTATTCAATCAATCCTGCCTGTGAATAACGGGTTATTAGGAAATGAAGTGACAAATGACAAAGTGAAGCGGTTTAATATTATTTTGCAAAAGATTGCGGATGATAAGGGAATTGAGTATATCGATCTGCATTCGAGCTTTACTGATAAAAACGGGCAACTGGATAAGCAGTTCACTGGTGATGGGCTTCATTTAAATGGGAAAGGGTATGAAGTTTGGGTCGAACGGCTTCGCTCAAAATAA
- a CDS encoding fucose 4-O-acetylase, whose amino-acid sequence MKNKRITWVDITKGFLMILVVIGHYPGELDFPLAKYIYWFHMPAFFILSGLFFKPILDKKEIKPTIHKRFMQLIVPYLFFLASITLVRYGMEIFSGNWNLEWYLNDLWTLVIGGRFVRGAYGVFWFVTTLFFTYLLFMWLTTYFNQKKQFIILGLFYVLGNFESIVAMKVIGGKPSEAAQSIPMIWNLDVALMAIIYFAIGYYFKHLWMDISKRWMSTALFLSATAVLLDRINIIDYRLSMKFLRYDHFILDLVIPISFTIVLVGCFQLLAAKLSINWLQKIENHSLSIMYLHIFADIILNDYFTYGLIGYTTIGIFIPIIVSILIKNLLPNGKILLGGFSNKKEKTPIPT is encoded by the coding sequence ATGAAGAATAAACGGATAACGTGGGTGGATATTACGAAAGGATTCTTAATGATCCTTGTCGTCATCGGGCATTATCCAGGAGAGCTCGACTTTCCACTCGCGAAATATATTTATTGGTTTCATATGCCTGCATTTTTCATATTAAGCGGTTTGTTCTTTAAGCCGATTTTAGATAAAAAGGAGATAAAGCCGACGATTCACAAGCGTTTTATGCAATTAATCGTCCCTTACCTATTTTTCCTTGCAAGTATTACACTAGTCCGTTATGGAATGGAGATTTTTTCAGGCAATTGGAATTTAGAATGGTATCTTAATGATTTATGGACACTTGTCATAGGGGGGCGTTTTGTTCGAGGAGCATATGGTGTTTTCTGGTTTGTGACGACATTATTCTTCACCTACCTGTTATTCATGTGGTTGACGACCTACTTCAATCAGAAGAAACAGTTTATCATTCTAGGGCTCTTTTATGTTCTCGGAAATTTTGAGAGCATCGTCGCTATGAAAGTCATCGGCGGCAAACCCTCCGAAGCAGCGCAATCGATTCCAATGATTTGGAACCTCGATGTGGCGCTGATGGCAATCATCTATTTTGCAATCGGGTATTATTTCAAACATCTATGGATGGATATTTCAAAACGATGGATGAGTACGGCCTTGTTCCTGAGTGCAACGGCGGTATTGCTTGATCGAATTAATATCATCGATTACCGATTGAGTATGAAGTTCTTACGGTATGACCATTTTATATTAGATTTAGTCATTCCCATATCATTTACAATTGTATTAGTAGGATGCTTCCAGTTGCTCGCAGCAAAACTGTCAATTAACTGGCTGCAGAAAATAGAAAATCACTCGCTTTCTATTATGTATTTGCATATATTTGCAGATATTATACTAAATGATTATTTCACGTATGGGCTTATTGGTTACACAACGATCGGGATATTCATTCCTATCATTGTTTCAATTTTAATCAAAAATTTGCTACCGAACGGAAAAATTCTGCTTGGCGGGTTTTCAAACAAGAAAGAAAAGACACCGATTCCGACGTAA